A part of Streptomyces sp. NBC_01235 genomic DNA contains:
- a CDS encoding ribonuclease J — protein MSHPHPELAPPQPLPAGGLRVTPLGGLGEIGRNMTVFEYGGRLLIVDCGVLFPEEEQPGIDLILPDFSSIRDRLDAVEGIVLTHGHEDHIGAVPYLLREKPDIPLIGSKLTLALIEAKLQEHRIRPYTLEVAEGHRERIGPFDCEFIAVNHSIPDALAVAIRTPAGMVVHTGDFKMDQLPLDGRLTDLHAFARLSEEGIDLLLSDSTNAEVPGFVPPERDISGVLRTVFANARKRIIVASFASHVHRIQQILDTAHEYGRRVAFVGRSMVRNMGIARDLGYLKVPPGLVVDVKTLDDLPDHEVVLVCTGSQGEPMAALSRMANRDHQIRIVPGDTVILASSLIPGNENAVYRVINGLTRWGAHVVHKGNAKVHVSGHASAGELLYFYNICRPRNLMPVHGEWRHLRANAELGAMTGVPHDRIVIAEDGVVVDLVEGKAKISGKVQAGYVYVDGLSVGDVGEPALKDRKILGDEGIISVFVVVDSSTGKITGGPHIQARGSGIEDSAFSAVTPKIAEVLERSAQDGVVEPHQMQQLIRRTLGKWVSDTYRRRPMILPVVVEV, from the coding sequence TGCTCTTCCCCGAGGAGGAGCAACCCGGAATCGACCTGATCCTGCCGGACTTCTCGTCCATCAGGGACCGCCTCGACGCCGTCGAGGGCATCGTCCTCACCCATGGTCACGAGGACCACATCGGCGCCGTCCCCTACCTCCTCCGGGAGAAGCCGGACATCCCGCTGATCGGCTCCAAGCTGACCCTCGCGCTCATCGAGGCCAAGCTCCAGGAGCACCGGATCCGCCCCTACACCCTCGAGGTGGCGGAAGGACACCGCGAGCGCATCGGCCCGTTCGACTGCGAGTTCATCGCCGTCAACCACTCGATTCCGGACGCCCTCGCGGTCGCCATCCGCACGCCCGCCGGCATGGTGGTGCACACGGGCGACTTCAAGATGGACCAGCTCCCGCTGGACGGCCGCCTCACGGATCTGCACGCGTTCGCACGTCTGAGCGAGGAGGGCATCGACCTCCTCCTCTCCGACTCGACGAACGCCGAGGTCCCCGGTTTCGTGCCGCCCGAGCGGGACATCTCGGGCGTCCTGCGCACGGTCTTCGCCAACGCCCGCAAGCGGATCATCGTGGCCAGCTTCGCCAGCCACGTCCACCGCATCCAGCAGATCCTGGACACGGCGCACGAGTACGGCCGCCGGGTCGCCTTCGTGGGCCGATCGATGGTCCGCAACATGGGCATCGCCCGTGACCTGGGCTATCTCAAGGTTCCGCCGGGCCTGGTCGTGGACGTCAAGACCCTCGACGACCTCCCGGACCACGAGGTGGTCCTGGTCTGCACGGGCTCCCAGGGCGAACCCATGGCGGCCCTGTCCCGCATGGCCAACCGAGACCACCAGATCCGCATCGTCCCCGGCGACACGGTGATCCTGGCCTCGTCGCTCATCCCCGGCAACGAGAACGCGGTCTACCGCGTGATCAACGGCCTGACCCGCTGGGGCGCGCACGTCGTCCACAAGGGCAACGCCAAGGTGCACGTCTCGGGCCACGCGTCCGCGGGCGAGCTCCTGTACTTCTACAACATCTGCCGCCCGAGGAACCTGATGCCGGTCCACGGCGAATGGCGCCACCTACGCGCCAACGCCGAGCTGGGCGCCATGACCGGCGTCCCGCACGACCGCATCGTCATCGCCGAGGACGGCGTGGTCGTCGACCTCGTCGAGGGCAAGGCGAAGATCTCCGGCAAGGTCCAGGCGGGTTACGTCTACGTCGACGGCCTCTCGGTCGGTGACGTCGGCGAGCCGGCCCTGAAGGACCGGAAGATCCTGGGCGACGAGGGCATCATCTCGGTCTTCGTCGTCGTGGACTCCTCCACCGGCAAGATCACCGGCGGCCCGCACATCCAGGCCCGCGGCTCCGGCATCGAGGACTCGGCCTTCTCGGCCGTCACTCCGAAGATCGCCGAGGTCCTGGAGCGCTCGGCCCAGGACGGCGTGGTCGAGCCCCACCAGATGCAGCAACTCATCCGCCGCACCCTGGGCAAGTGGGTCTCCGACACCTATCGCCGCAGGCCGATGATCCTGCCGGTCGTGGTGGAGGTCTGA